One genomic segment of Desulfovibrio inopinatus DSM 10711 includes these proteins:
- a CDS encoding CoB--CoM heterodisulfide reductase iron-sulfur subunit A family protein, producing the protein MANRIGVYVCHCGTNIAGKIDVAKVAAFASGLKNVAIGRDYKFMCSDPGQEMIIRDIREMGLSRVIVASCSPRLHEKTFQNACLRAGLNPFLFQMTCIREHCSWITRDPDEGTHKAMALVAAAVERVNYHVALSSREEHVHPDVLVVGAGIAGIQAALDIAKAGHKVHLVERGPSIGGHMAQFDKTFPTLDCAACISTPKMVAVSQESNINLLTYSEVSQVKGFVGNYSVTIRRKPRYIEEHLCTGCGLCMEKCPKKVTSEFEEQLGTRRAIYRNSPQSVPNKPVIDTENCLWFTKGKCGACQKNCPSGAVNFEQKEQALTVDVGTIILATGYDTFDPTPLKQYGFGRYDEVYTGLQFERLNNAMGPRGGKILMKNGQPPGSVGIVHCVGSRDVNYHEYCSRVCCMYALKFGHLIKDKLGHQTQIFNFYIDMRCFGKGYEEFYHRVQDEGVTFVRGRPGEITDKAEIPEEEGKLVVVVEDTLLGRILRVPVDMVVLCSAIESRKDAAEVARIFGISQSMDHFYLEEHPKLGPVSTATDGIFLAGTCQGPKDIPDTVSHASGAAAQALSLAARGKVTISPVVASINPDICVGCKSCMNLCAYSAIEYDQRLGVCVINEAMCKGCGSCAGHCPSGAAQIKHFKEKQLFGELEGLLGNINEPTKRTPASPTFLSVME; encoded by the coding sequence ATGGCCAATAGGATAGGAGTGTATGTTTGCCACTGCGGCACGAATATCGCGGGCAAAATCGATGTGGCCAAGGTCGCAGCTTTTGCCTCGGGACTCAAAAACGTCGCTATTGGCCGGGACTATAAGTTTATGTGTTCCGATCCCGGACAAGAGATGATTATTCGAGACATACGGGAAATGGGCCTCTCTCGTGTTATCGTGGCTTCCTGTTCTCCTCGTTTGCATGAAAAGACCTTCCAGAATGCGTGTCTACGGGCTGGCCTTAATCCTTTTTTGTTCCAAATGACCTGTATTCGGGAGCACTGTTCCTGGATTACTCGGGACCCCGATGAGGGGACGCATAAGGCCATGGCGCTGGTCGCCGCCGCCGTGGAGCGGGTAAACTATCACGTGGCTCTGTCTTCTCGTGAGGAACATGTGCATCCCGATGTTCTGGTGGTGGGAGCGGGTATCGCCGGTATTCAGGCTGCCTTGGACATTGCCAAAGCCGGGCACAAAGTTCATTTGGTGGAACGTGGGCCATCCATTGGCGGGCATATGGCGCAGTTCGACAAAACATTTCCCACTCTGGATTGCGCCGCCTGCATTTCCACACCCAAGATGGTCGCCGTATCTCAGGAATCGAACATCAACCTCCTGACTTATAGCGAAGTGTCGCAAGTTAAAGGCTTCGTCGGCAACTACTCGGTGACCATTCGACGCAAGCCCCGTTATATTGAAGAACATCTGTGTACGGGTTGCGGCCTATGCATGGAAAAATGCCCCAAAAAAGTGACGAGCGAGTTTGAAGAGCAGCTTGGCACGCGTCGAGCTATTTATCGCAATTCTCCCCAGAGCGTACCGAACAAGCCGGTCATTGATACGGAAAACTGTCTTTGGTTCACCAAGGGAAAGTGTGGAGCCTGTCAAAAGAATTGTCCCTCGGGAGCTGTAAATTTCGAGCAGAAAGAACAGGCCCTCACAGTGGATGTGGGGACGATCATTTTGGCCACAGGCTACGACACCTTCGACCCGACTCCTCTTAAGCAATACGGCTTTGGCCGCTATGACGAGGTGTATACCGGCCTGCAATTTGAGCGTCTCAACAACGCCATGGGGCCTAGGGGGGGCAAGATACTCATGAAAAACGGCCAACCGCCGGGCAGCGTGGGCATAGTGCACTGCGTCGGAAGCCGAGATGTAAACTATCATGAATATTGCTCTCGAGTCTGCTGCATGTATGCCCTCAAGTTCGGTCATCTTATCAAAGATAAGCTCGGCCACCAGACTCAGATTTTTAATTTTTATATCGATATGCGCTGCTTCGGCAAAGGCTACGAAGAGTTTTACCACCGAGTTCAGGACGAGGGCGTGACCTTTGTCAGAGGACGTCCCGGAGAAATTACGGATAAAGCCGAGATTCCCGAGGAAGAAGGCAAACTTGTAGTGGTTGTGGAAGATACCTTGCTCGGACGCATTCTACGAGTGCCTGTAGACATGGTTGTGCTGTGTTCAGCCATAGAATCGCGCAAGGATGCGGCCGAAGTTGCCAGAATTTTTGGTATAAGCCAAAGCATGGACCATTTTTACTTGGAGGAACATCCCAAACTTGGACCGGTATCAACAGCCACAGACGGCATTTTTTTGGCCGGAACTTGCCAAGGGCCCAAAGACATTCCAGATACCGTATCCCACGCATCGGGAGCGGCAGCCCAAGCTCTGTCTCTCGCCGCTCGCGGCAAGGTGACTATTTCCCCCGTGGTGGCGAGCATCAATCCGGATATTTGTGTCGGATGCAAGTCATGCATGAATCTCTGTGCCTATTCCGCTATCGAATACGATCAGCGGCTTGGGGTATGCGTTATTAACGAGGCAATGTGCAAGGGGTGTGGCAGCTGTGCCGGGCACTGCCCGAGCGGGGCCGCTCAGATCAAGCATTTCAAGGAAAAACAATTATTCGGGGAACTGGAGGGGCTCTTGGGAAATATCAACGAGCCAACAAAACGCACACCTGCCTCCCCGACTTTTTTAAGCGTTATGGAATAA